From one Catellatospora sp. IY07-71 genomic stretch:
- a CDS encoding RICIN domain-containing protein, with product MLPERRPPRPRRRALLAVLATAALAATAFLVSSPAAHAATVDTGATYVFVNRHSGKAMDLYGWSTADGAPINQYTRNDLAVQQWRFTDVGSGYYQIRSVHSGKVLELPNANDGVQLVQNTAVSGNTRQHFGLADSAGGYVRFLNRHSGKALDLWGWSTADGAMISQYQDLDGANQQWQLVKLGSGGGTGCGSGSYNAEAVLSGSTWTARNGGSTVYTGTDLRAAVQAAVNSLSAGRTSKQRVVVRGSGSMSANARISLPSYTTLDVCGTINVTGTGSGDQAPVYSRGTTQVEVQHLNLTGTPLYGIFMRNVTDVVLGQIDMRLSAGLGVRIDNRGDTSQWTRNVRIDNVYVSGASSHAVETYGVDGLTVGTVTARNVGESGLLLNQTINATVGTVDAENAGAGTGYAAFRMANRNGRVGSSYGTNIRVGTVRARGGGRGIFCVSESGGAAIDRVDIANTGNNAILIENCYNVNIAANGGTISGGGEVRLAERTEFAGNRDITLRNFTLVNSRVVENPCADNLSISITLSNSTIVRC from the coding sequence ATGCTGCCTGAGCGCAGGCCACCACGCCCCCGACGGCGTGCCCTGCTCGCCGTCCTCGCCACAGCGGCGCTCGCCGCCACCGCCTTTCTCGTGTCGAGCCCGGCGGCGCACGCGGCGACCGTCGACACCGGCGCGACCTACGTGTTCGTCAACCGGCACAGCGGCAAGGCGATGGACCTGTACGGCTGGTCCACCGCCGACGGCGCTCCGATCAACCAGTACACCCGCAACGACCTCGCGGTGCAGCAGTGGCGCTTCACCGACGTCGGCAGCGGCTACTACCAGATCCGGTCCGTGCACAGCGGCAAGGTGCTCGAACTGCCCAACGCCAACGACGGCGTCCAGCTCGTCCAGAACACCGCCGTCAGCGGCAACACCCGCCAGCACTTCGGCCTGGCCGACTCGGCCGGCGGCTACGTCCGGTTCCTCAACCGGCACAGCGGTAAGGCGCTCGACCTGTGGGGCTGGTCCACCGCCGACGGCGCGATGATCTCCCAGTACCAGGACCTCGACGGCGCCAACCAGCAGTGGCAGCTGGTCAAGCTCGGGTCCGGCGGCGGCACGGGCTGCGGCAGCGGCTCCTACAACGCCGAGGCCGTGCTCAGCGGCTCCACGTGGACTGCCCGCAACGGCGGCAGCACCGTCTACACCGGCACCGACCTGCGGGCGGCCGTGCAGGCGGCGGTCAACAGCCTCTCCGCCGGGCGCACCAGCAAGCAGCGCGTGGTGGTACGCGGCTCCGGCTCGATGAGCGCCAACGCCCGCATCTCGCTGCCCAGCTACACCACCCTCGACGTGTGCGGCACCATCAACGTCACCGGGACCGGCTCCGGCGACCAGGCACCCGTCTACTCCCGCGGCACCACCCAGGTCGAGGTCCAGCACCTCAACCTCACCGGCACGCCGCTGTACGGCATCTTCATGCGCAACGTCACCGACGTCGTGCTCGGCCAGATCGACATGCGGCTGTCCGCCGGGCTCGGCGTGCGCATCGACAACCGCGGCGACACCAGCCAGTGGACCCGCAACGTGCGCATCGACAACGTGTACGTGTCCGGCGCGAGTTCGCACGCCGTGGAGACCTACGGCGTCGACGGCCTCACCGTCGGCACCGTGACCGCCCGCAACGTCGGCGAGTCCGGCCTGCTGCTCAACCAGACGATCAACGCCACGGTCGGCACCGTCGACGCCGAGAACGCCGGGGCGGGCACGGGCTACGCGGCGTTCCGGATGGCCAACCGCAACGGCCGCGTCGGCTCCAGCTACGGCACCAACATCCGGGTCGGCACCGTGCGCGCCCGGGGCGGCGGCCGCGGCATCTTCTGCGTCTCCGAGAGCGGCGGCGCCGCCATCGACCGGGTGGACATCGCCAACACCGGCAACAACGCGATCCTGATCGAGAACTGCTACAACGTGAACATCGCCGCCAACGGCGGCACGATCAGCGGCGGCGGCGAGGTCCGGCTCGCCGAGCGCACCGAGTTCGCCGGCAACCGCGACATCACCCTGCGCAACTTCACCCTGGTGAACAGCCGAGTGGTGGAGAACCCCTGCGCCGACAACCTGTCCATCAGCATCACCCTCAGCAACTCGACGATCGTCAGGTGCTGA